The proteins below are encoded in one region of Peribacillus muralis:
- a CDS encoding CCA tRNA nucleotidyltransferase, giving the protein MDQLFLKSVPILEKIEHAGFEAYFVGGSVRDYILGRPINDVDIATSATPLEIKEVFPKTADIGIDHGTVLAITASGTYEITTFRTEGSYSDFRRPDSVQFVRSLREDLQRRDFTINAMAMDKAGNIIDPFNGKRDLSEQRIITVGNPHERFHEDALRMMRALRFVSQLGFDLDYDTFHSLQVNAPIISKIAVERILVEFEKLMDGTNKKRAISLLLESGLYQYLPRLSDKKDHLRKILDLPLRHLKAAELWSLIMVQTNDDEMEAALRAWKLPLKTIRNVQRIVQLVKQEPSFEKSSLEVFQAGNDLTVQAFKVRASLTGADVFDAEESGRHHYDSLTIKTMSDLAVTGTDLVNWRQEKPGPWVKAVLEMIVKAVLDGQVRNDKEEIKRWLVKCNLS; this is encoded by the coding sequence ATGGATCAATTATTCTTAAAATCGGTGCCCATTCTTGAAAAGATTGAACATGCAGGATTCGAGGCTTATTTTGTTGGTGGATCTGTAAGGGATTATATTCTGGGTCGTCCGATAAATGATGTGGACATCGCCACTTCCGCGACACCCTTGGAAATAAAAGAGGTTTTCCCCAAAACGGCGGATATCGGGATCGATCACGGAACGGTGCTGGCCATTACGGCATCAGGTACATATGAAATTACGACATTTAGAACGGAAGGCAGTTATTCGGACTTCCGAAGACCGGATTCCGTCCAATTTGTCCGCTCTTTGAGGGAGGACTTGCAGAGAAGGGATTTTACGATCAATGCCATGGCCATGGATAAAGCGGGGAATATCATCGATCCATTCAATGGGAAGCGTGATCTTTCAGAGCAAAGGATCATTACGGTCGGTAACCCGCATGAGAGGTTTCATGAGGATGCATTAAGGATGATGAGGGCATTAAGGTTCGTCAGCCAGCTTGGTTTTGATTTGGATTATGATACGTTTCACTCGCTTCAAGTGAATGCCCCCATCATCAGCAAAATTGCAGTCGAAAGGATCCTTGTCGAATTTGAGAAGTTAATGGATGGCACAAACAAGAAGAGGGCGATCTCCCTTTTGCTGGAAAGTGGATTATATCAATACTTGCCCCGACTTTCGGACAAGAAGGACCATTTAAGGAAAATACTGGATCTGCCGCTTCGCCATTTAAAGGCGGCAGAGTTATGGTCATTGATCATGGTTCAGACTAATGATGATGAAATGGAAGCGGCTTTGAGAGCGTGGAAACTGCCATTGAAAACGATCCGAAACGTCCAGCGGATTGTACAGCTGGTAAAGCAGGAACCATCATTTGAAAAATCATCACTAGAGGTATTCCAGGCAGGGAACGACTTGACTGTACAGGCGTTCAAGGTAAGGGCTTCCCTGACGGGGGCGGATGTTTTCGATGCAGAGGAAAGCGGCCGGCATCATTACGACTCACTGACCATCAAAACGATGTCCGATCTTGCCGTGACGGGGACGGATTTAGTGAATTGGCGTCAAGAAAAGCCAGGTCCATGGGTAAAAGCCGTCTTGGAAATGATCGTAAAAGCTGTCTTGGATGGACAAGTGAGAAATGATAAAGAAGAAATAAAGAGGTGGCTCGTGAAATGCAATCTGAGTTAA